A window of bacterium HR17 genomic DNA:
CCAACTGTTTGCTGCCGATGTGCAGCGGCTCTACAAGTTCCTCAAAGCGCGGGGCATCGGGACGATGATGTGGGGCGATATGCTGTTGCGCCCTGATGAGGCTTCCGACGCAGCCCATGGCGGCGAGCCCCATAACTTTTGGCTGGCGCGGCGCTTGTTGCCCAAAGACATCGTGGTCGTGGACTGGCACTATCAGCCGGCACCGCAATATCCCAGTGTCGGTGTGCTGCGGCGCGAAGGGTTCACCGTCATCGGGGCGACTTGGCGTAACTTCCTGAACATCCTCGGCTTCGCCCGCGCCGCACGGGACTATGGCGCATGGGGAATGGTGCAAACAACTTGGATAGGTTTCGGGGCTAACCGTCGCGCTTTGCAAGCCTTTCCTGATCAGTTTGCGGCGTATATCCGCGCCGCCGATTGCTTTTGGACAGCAGGGGAGCAATCAGTGTGGTCGCCTGCAGAAGGGCAGGCGATTTTTCAAGCCTTATGGCAAGACACACCGATCCGCGCTCTGCCGGGGTTTGTCGTAGATTGCTCGGGTGCCGCCAATGTCTCAGTAGCGCAGCTGTTGGGATTGCCAGCGACAGCGGTGCGAACGCCACCGCACCGCCGGTGGCGCTACCGCTTGTTCTGGTTGCCTATCGACCCTCACGGTGCGTTAAAAGCCATCGCCTTACGCAGCGTGTGGTTAAACAATGCTCCATCCGAACTGACTTTTGAAGTCAATGAAGCGGCGACGGAGTTGACCTTCATTCACGCCACGGGGTTCATCGTTCCTGACAGAGTGGTGGTCGGCGGTTACGAATTGGTGTTAGACAACGGCGAAAAAATCAAAGTGCCCTTGCTTTACGGTGCCCAATTACGAGCGTTGACCGATACGCGCCCACTCAGAGACCCCAATGCGGCGACCGCATGGCGCTGGACGACATCGCGGGGAACGATCACCTTGAGTGCTCTGACGGTCACTTTGCCCGAAAACAGCAACCTTCAAAGGGTGAAGTTCTACGCGGCAGATGGGGAGGCAACACCGTTGCTCGTCGCCGTCACAGGCGTAAGCCGCCCTCCAACCGCAACAGACACAGGAGCCCCCTAAAAACCCGACGCTATCGGATGCGCAAATCCGTCGCTACACCGGCGTCCAACAACACCGCGACCCCTGTCAACCTCCTTGCGGCATCGCTGACGACCCAAGCGACGCAATTTGCCACATCTTCTGGCTGCAAAATCGTGTTCAATGGGGAGGCGCTTGCCCACCGCTGCACGGTGGCTTCCGCTTCGGATTCGCTGACCTTGTCGCGCAGCATCGGGGCATCTACGGCGCCCGGGCAAATCGCGACGACCCGAATACCCCATGCGCCAAGGTCCAACGCAGCAGCCCGCGTCAACCCGATTAAGCCGGTCTTGGAAGCGGCGTAAGCCGCCATGCCGGCTTGCGTGGCGAAGGCGTGGATGGAAGCGATGTTGACGATAACACCGCCGCCGCGTCGGCGCATAACAGGTGCGGCGTGCTTGATGCCCAGAAACGCCCCGCGCAGGTTCACGGACAGCACAAAGTCAAAAGCGTCTGCCGGCGTCTCCACAACGCTCCCCCGCCACATAACACCTGCATTGTTGACAAGGACATCCACGCCCCCCAGTTCCCTGACCGCGTGGGCGATCATCCCTTGCACTTGGGCTTCATCGCGCACATCAACGGCAAACGACGATGCGGTCGCACCTTGTTGGCGGAGTTCCTCGGCTGTTTGCCGGGCTAAATCGCCCAACACATCGGCGACGACGACGGCGTAGCCGTCACGGGCGAGGCGGGTCGCGATGGCTTTACCGATGCCCCGTGCGGCTCCGGTGACGACGGCGACCTTGCTCACAAGCGTTCCCCCTTCCCCTTAGCGTGGTAACAGAGCAGACAAAACATAGTCGGTCGCGTAGATAAGCACGAACGAGATGACGACAGCGTCAGTCGTGGCGCGCCCGACACCGATGGCACCACCTTCCACGCGCAACCCTTGCCGACAACTGACCAATGCGATGAGCGTGCCGAAAGGCAGGGCTTTCATCGCACCCCAAAAAAGGTCACCGAAATCCATGTAGGTGCGGATAGAGTCTATGTAGACAGTAGGCGCCACACCCGACCGTGTCGCTACCAAATAGCCGCCGATTGTCCCAGCGACATCACCTACCAAGCAAAGAACCGGCGTGGCGATAACACACGCAATCAGACGCGGGACGACCAAAAAGGCGATCGGGCTGACACCCATAACGCGCAAGGCGTCGATTTGCTCGGTAATTTTCATCGTGCCCAACTCGGCTGTATATGCGGAGCCGACCCGTGCGGCGACGACCAATCCCGTCGCTACTGGTGAGACTTCGCGAAAAATCGTGTAGGCGATGAGCCAACCGAGAAATTGATCTCCGCCGCGTGCCGCCAACTCCGCGCTTGTATACAGCGCTAACACAGCGCCGGCAGCAGAAATTGTGAGCAGGACGATCGGGAGCGACCGCCATCCAGCCACAGCGATTTGCTCAACGGTCAACCACCATTGCCACCGCCACATCCCTATCGCCCGAACACTCTCGTTCAACAACCATGCGATCTCCCCCAACCAGGTCAAAAACCGCACCAACAGCGTCGGGAGGAGATGGCGGGCAATCGTCATGCCCATTCGTCACCCCTGTCACAGGTCACACCTCAACGGTGACAGCCGCGTGTTCGCGATAAACCGCTTGAGCAGCGTCAAGGGCGGCTGCGGGGTCACAGGCGAACCCT
This region includes:
- the budC gene encoding Diacetyl reductase [(S)-acetoin forming] — its product is MSKVAVVTGAARGIGKAIATRLARDGYAVVVADVLGDLARQTAEELRQQGATASSFAVDVRDEAQVQGMIAHAVRELGGVDVLVNNAGVMWRGSVVETPADAFDFVLSVNLRGAFLGIKHAAPVMRRRGGGVIVNIASIHAFATQAGMAAYAASKTGLIGLTRAAALDLGAWGIRVVAICPGAVDAPMLRDKVSESEAEATVQRWASASPLNTILQPEDVANCVAWVVSDAARRLTGVAVLLDAGVATDLRIR
- the mlaE gene encoding putative phospholipid ABC transporter permease protein MlaE, which encodes MGMTIARHLLPTLLVRFLTWLGEIAWLLNESVRAIGMWRWQWWLTVEQIAVAGWRSLPIVLLTISAAGAVLALYTSAELAARGGDQFLGWLIAYTIFREVSPVATGLVVAARVGSAYTAELGTMKITEQIDALRVMGVSPIAFLVVPRLIACVIATPVLCLVGDVAGTIGGYLVATRSGVAPTVYIDSIRTYMDFGDLFWGAMKALPFGTLIALVSCRQGLRVEGGAIGVGRATTDAVVISFVLIYATDYVLSALLPR